The Triticum aestivum cultivar Chinese Spring chromosome 3A, IWGSC CS RefSeq v2.1, whole genome shotgun sequence genome includes a region encoding these proteins:
- the LOC123059808 gene encoding rust resistance kinase Lr10-like isoform X1, whose amino-acid sequence MANPGALCCSITLQAFTFLSLLAAVVADLQGGDGCPHFSCGRLRNISYPFRRRGDPPGCGSKYYELECSDSHAKIRIGNAEYYVVGINYNDSSFWAIDTIFDTKRGCLLPCYSYPEGMVDSHGLDILEVELFPWACFVNCSRAITKNSWYKPVACLSANNSFVYVWAGYCDILHLEHSCGYLAMTPFDGSSILDKQLQNVSIRDKQLQNVSYADIMHLTRKGFPVSFPVDGRLDRLSKIIKECLHNSTSDFRKQVSPANMMSQIRAFFWSELQFLKCLKGSHALSTTHIMYVEVRAIISAIDIPKFLVVLCRFVLAPLAVLIFLAYTYWKTRITIDAVEKFLRMQQMIGPMRYVYTDIIAITGHFRNKLGQGGYGSVFKGVLLPGNVHVAIKMLEGSSNCNGEDFISEVSTIGRIHHINVVRLVGFCSDEMRRALVYEYMPRGSLDKYIFSAEKSFSWDKLNEIALGIARGIDYLHRGCDMQILHFDIKPHNILLDSNFVPKVADFGLAKLYPRDKSFVPSRALRGTVGYIAPEMISRSFGVISSKSDVYSFGMLLLEMAGGRRNADPNAANSSQAYYPSWVYDRLTEQEVCEISPVADMHELERKLCIVGLWCIQMKSNDRPTMSEVIEMLEGGFDGLQMPSRPFFCDDEHTAVPDSYPLLSELTEISEEDEISDSYVSRVL is encoded by the exons ATGGCTAACCCTGGTGCACTTTGTTGTTCCATTACCTTGCAAGCATTTACTTTCTTATCTTTGCTTGCAGCTGTGGTAGCAGATCTCCAGGGAGGTGACGGGTGCCCACATTTCTCGTGTGGACGTCTCCGAAACATATCTTATCCATTCCGCCGTCGAGGTGATCCACCTGGATGCGGTTCTAAGTACTATGAACTGGAGTGCAGCGATAGCCATGCAAAAATCCGCATTGGCAATGCGGAGTACTATGTGGTTGGCATCAACTATAATGATTCATCCTTCTGGGCCATCGACACTATCTTTGATACGAAAAGAGGCTGCCTTCTTCCTTGCTACTCTTACCCGGAGGGGATGGTTGATTCACATGGCCTCGACATTTTGGAGGTTGAATTATTCCCTTGGGCATGCTTTGTTAATTGTTCGCGAGCCATAACGAAAAATAGTTGGTACAAGCCTGTTGCCTGCCTGAGTGCAAACAATTCATTTGTTTATGTCTGGGCTGGTTATTGTGACATCTTACATCTTGAGCATTCCTGTGGATACTTAGCCATGACACCTTTTGATGGTTCCTCAATCCTAGACAAACAGCTACAGAATGTGTCAATCCGAGACAAACAGCTACAGAATGTAAGTTACGCAGATATCATGCACTTGACAAGGAAGGGATTTCCTGTTAGCTTTCCTGTTGATGGTAGACTCGACAGGCTTTCGAAGATCATCAAAGAATGCCTGCACAATTCAACAAG CGATTTCAGGAAGCAAGTATCTCCTGCAAACATGATGAGTCAGATTCGTGCTTTCTTCTGGAGTGAGTTACAGTTCTTAAAATGCTTAAAAGGTTCTCATGCACTATCAACAACGCATATCATGTATGTGGAGGTTAGAGCCATAATATCCGCTATTGATATCCCCAAATTCCTTGTTG TACTATGCAGGTTTGTGCTGGCGCCCCTGGCTGTATTGATCTTCCTTGCATacacgtattggaaaacaaggatTACAATTGATGCAGTTGAGAAGTTTCTTCGGATGCAACAAATGATCGGGCCGATGAGATACGTCTACACCGACATCATTGCAATCACAGGCCACTTCAGAAACAAGCTAGGCCAAGGTGGCTATGGCTCTGTGTTCAAGGGCGTGCTACTGCCAGGCAATGTTCATGTTGCCATCAAGATGCTAGAGGGCAGCTCCAACTGCAATGGAGAAGACTTCATCAGTGAAGTCTCCACCATCGGCAGGATCCACCACATCAATGTGGTCCGTCTTGTGGGGTTCTGCTCAGATGAAATGAGAAGGGCGCTCGTCTACGAGTACATGCCTCGAGGTTCTCTTGACAAGTACATCTTCTCGGCCGAGAAGAGTTTTTCTTGGGACAAGCTCAATGAGATTGCTTTGGGCATTGCCCGAGGGATTGATTACTTGCATCGAGGTTGTGATATGCAGATTCTCCACTTTGACATCAAGCCGCACAACATCCTTCTAGACAGCAATTTTGTCCCAAAAGTTGCTGATTTCGGTCTCGCCAAACTGTACCCAAGGGACAAGAGTTTTGTGCCATCGAGAGCTCTACGGGGAACTGTTGGATACATAGCTCCTGAGATGATATCTCGGAGTTTTGGGGTCATATCGAGCAAGTCTGATGTTTACAGCTTTGGGATGCTGCTGTTGGAGATGGCTGGAGGAAGAAGGAACGCCGATCCGAATGCAGCGAACTCGAGCCAAGCATACTACCCGTCATGGGTGTATGATAGACTAACTGAACAAGAAGTGTGTGAGATATCTCCCGTTGCTGACATGCATGAGTTGGAGAGGAAGCTGTGCATCGTTGGACTATGGTGCATCCAGATGAAGTCTAATGACAGGCCGACGATGAGCGAGGTCATAGAGATGCTGGAAGGTGGCTTCGATGGCCTGCAGATGCCTTCCAGGCCATTCTTCTGCGACGATGAGCACACCGCTGTTCCGGATTCTTACCCTTTGTTATCCGAGCTGACCGAGATCTCGGAGGAGGATGAGATCTCAGATTCTTATGTTTCCCGGGTCCTATGA
- the LOC123059808 gene encoding rust resistance kinase Lr10-like isoform X2, whose amino-acid sequence MVDSHGLDILEVELFPWACFVNCSRAITKNSWYKPVACLSANNSFVYVWAGYCDILHLEHSCGYLAMTPFDGSSILDKQLQNVSIRDKQLQNVSYADIMHLTRKGFPVSFPVDGRLDRLSKIIKECLHNSTSDFRKQVSPANMMSQIRAFFWSELQFLKCLKGSHALSTTHIMYVEVRAIISAIDIPKFLVVLCRFVLAPLAVLIFLAYTYWKTRITIDAVEKFLRMQQMIGPMRYVYTDIIAITGHFRNKLGQGGYGSVFKGVLLPGNVHVAIKMLEGSSNCNGEDFISEVSTIGRIHHINVVRLVGFCSDEMRRALVYEYMPRGSLDKYIFSAEKSFSWDKLNEIALGIARGIDYLHRGCDMQILHFDIKPHNILLDSNFVPKVADFGLAKLYPRDKSFVPSRALRGTVGYIAPEMISRSFGVISSKSDVYSFGMLLLEMAGGRRNADPNAANSSQAYYPSWVYDRLTEQEVCEISPVADMHELERKLCIVGLWCIQMKSNDRPTMSEVIEMLEGGFDGLQMPSRPFFCDDEHTAVPDSYPLLSELTEISEEDEISDSYVSRVL is encoded by the exons ATGGTTGATTCACATGGCCTCGACATTTTGGAGGTTGAATTATTCCCTTGGGCATGCTTTGTTAATTGTTCGCGAGCCATAACGAAAAATAGTTGGTACAAGCCTGTTGCCTGCCTGAGTGCAAACAATTCATTTGTTTATGTCTGGGCTGGTTATTGTGACATCTTACATCTTGAGCATTCCTGTGGATACTTAGCCATGACACCTTTTGATGGTTCCTCAATCCTAGACAAACAGCTACAGAATGTGTCAATCCGAGACAAACAGCTACAGAATGTAAGTTACGCAGATATCATGCACTTGACAAGGAAGGGATTTCCTGTTAGCTTTCCTGTTGATGGTAGACTCGACAGGCTTTCGAAGATCATCAAAGAATGCCTGCACAATTCAACAAG CGATTTCAGGAAGCAAGTATCTCCTGCAAACATGATGAGTCAGATTCGTGCTTTCTTCTGGAGTGAGTTACAGTTCTTAAAATGCTTAAAAGGTTCTCATGCACTATCAACAACGCATATCATGTATGTGGAGGTTAGAGCCATAATATCCGCTATTGATATCCCCAAATTCCTTGTTG TACTATGCAGGTTTGTGCTGGCGCCCCTGGCTGTATTGATCTTCCTTGCATacacgtattggaaaacaaggatTACAATTGATGCAGTTGAGAAGTTTCTTCGGATGCAACAAATGATCGGGCCGATGAGATACGTCTACACCGACATCATTGCAATCACAGGCCACTTCAGAAACAAGCTAGGCCAAGGTGGCTATGGCTCTGTGTTCAAGGGCGTGCTACTGCCAGGCAATGTTCATGTTGCCATCAAGATGCTAGAGGGCAGCTCCAACTGCAATGGAGAAGACTTCATCAGTGAAGTCTCCACCATCGGCAGGATCCACCACATCAATGTGGTCCGTCTTGTGGGGTTCTGCTCAGATGAAATGAGAAGGGCGCTCGTCTACGAGTACATGCCTCGAGGTTCTCTTGACAAGTACATCTTCTCGGCCGAGAAGAGTTTTTCTTGGGACAAGCTCAATGAGATTGCTTTGGGCATTGCCCGAGGGATTGATTACTTGCATCGAGGTTGTGATATGCAGATTCTCCACTTTGACATCAAGCCGCACAACATCCTTCTAGACAGCAATTTTGTCCCAAAAGTTGCTGATTTCGGTCTCGCCAAACTGTACCCAAGGGACAAGAGTTTTGTGCCATCGAGAGCTCTACGGGGAACTGTTGGATACATAGCTCCTGAGATGATATCTCGGAGTTTTGGGGTCATATCGAGCAAGTCTGATGTTTACAGCTTTGGGATGCTGCTGTTGGAGATGGCTGGAGGAAGAAGGAACGCCGATCCGAATGCAGCGAACTCGAGCCAAGCATACTACCCGTCATGGGTGTATGATAGACTAACTGAACAAGAAGTGTGTGAGATATCTCCCGTTGCTGACATGCATGAGTTGGAGAGGAAGCTGTGCATCGTTGGACTATGGTGCATCCAGATGAAGTCTAATGACAGGCCGACGATGAGCGAGGTCATAGAGATGCTGGAAGGTGGCTTCGATGGCCTGCAGATGCCTTCCAGGCCATTCTTCTGCGACGATGAGCACACCGCTGTTCCGGATTCTTACCCTTTGTTATCCGAGCTGACCGAGATCTCGGAGGAGGATGAGATCTCAGATTCTTATGTTTCCCGGGTCCTATGA